The genomic interval CGGAAATACGGGCTCAAGCCATATCCCCTGAATTAAAGGAAAAGCAAAGATTTGAAAAAGAAAACATTTTATCCGCTCTCCTTTCACATTTTATGATCACTGTTGAAAATTACCCTATTTTAAAATCAAATGAAAACTTCTTACAGCTACAAGCGGCGTTAAACGAAATTGAAGAGCAAATTGCCGCCGCAAGAAGAGCCTATAACGCATCCGTATTTAATTATAACAACAGCATAGAAATATTCCCTTCAAAAATAATAGCTGATATTGCAGGGTTCAAAAAGAAAGTCTTTTTTGAAATTCCTGAAGAAGAAAAAGCAAGCCCCAAAATAAATACAGGGACTTCTCTATAGAAAAGATGAAACCATTTAAAACAATATATCAAGAGCTTCTCCCTCTCCTTAAAAACCTTGAAAAAACAAGGCATATATACAGCCTTCTTTCTGGGATTAGTATTGCTAGTTTACAAGTATTTCTTTTTTGTATAACGCTTTTTATTTTCCTGGGGATTCTTTCTTCTATGGGGATTGTAAGCTACCCTATAATAAGCGGGTTTTCGGCATATATTTCTCTTTTCCCTATTCCTGTAGCATTTGTCCCAATATTGGGCGTGTTGGCAGCTTTTTTTGCCCCAAGCATGTATGAGGCACAACATAAAATTATAGAAGAACTTGTAAAAGAGATGGCTCCGGGATTTAAATATAAAAAATATAAAACCATAAAATCAAGAGACATAGAAAGAAGTTCTTTGTTCCCTTTTTTCAAAGAAAACCAAGCGGTGTATGTAATGGGAAATGGCGGAATAGAAGGCACAATAGAAAACGTGGAAATTACTTTCTCAAGCATAGCCTTAACCTCTTCAAGTCCGTATGGAAGAATAAACTTTCTTTTTTACCTTCCTGTCATCAATCTTTTTGCCGTTACCTTCCTTTATTTGCGCCCGTTGGTTTCCAGAAAAAAAATAGAGGACATTTATCCTTTTAAAGGTCTTTTTATAATGGCGGATCTGCCCAAAAAAATAAAAGGGCGCACAATTGTCCTTCCTGATACATTGGAAAAAAAGATAGGATTTTTGGCGCAATCCATACAATCTTTAAGCCGCCAAGGAGAGCTGGCATACATGGAAAGCCCTGAATTTGAAAATGAATTTGTAGTATATACAACGGATCAGATTGAAGCAAGATATGTGTTAACGCCAAATATAATGTACAAAATTCTTGACTTAAAAAGAAAGGCAAATAGGGAGTTGATGTTATCTTTCACAAAAAACAAAGTTTATATCGCTATGCCGGGGCAAACATGGATTTTTGATCTTCTTCGTGAAAAAAGCGCACTCAATCGTGATTTTTTAAAAACCATTTATGATGACATTCTCTTAGCTCTGGGCATTGTAAATGATTTGGGTTTAAATATAAACATCTGGTCGGCTCCGCCCAATAAAGAGAAAATTCAGGAAAAAGAAGGGGAAGAAACAGAAGAGGAAGAAAACAAAAAACCATTTGACGAAATACTTCCTACTTGATAGATTATGTCTTATGCAGATTAATAAATTTGCTTCGCTTTTTATGGTTGTTCCGTTTTTTTTATTTATGGGAGTTGCTCCGATTGACAAAAATATTGATATCCCTGATCCTGAAATAACCCCTCCAATAATAACTTTAGCAAGAGGGAGCGGGCGTGGAACCCCCAGCTACAGCTTGGCTATTTATGATGATGGGCTTGTAATTTACGAAGGGAAGTTATTTGTAAAAACAACAGGCATTAAAAAATCAAAAATAGATAAAGAAAGCCTTAATTTTCTATTATCAACATTTGAAAACGAAGGTTATTTTTCATTTAAAGACGAATATTTTAACCACGACGCAACGGATATGCCCAATATTACAACTTCTGTAAAAATTGGAAATAAGAATAAAAAAATAAGCCATTATCGCGGAGATTTTTCAGCCCCCAAGAAGCTCATCGAGTTGGAAAATAAAATAGATGAGGCTGTTAACTCAAAACAGTGGGTTAAGTAAACCACCACACTCTTACAATCGGGCATTTTATGTGATAAAAAAATTATAACAATTCAAAGATGTCTATCTCTTCTGGTGTTTCTAATGGCGCAGTAAATGGGGCATTAAGTTCAACAGGGTTTTTAGCCTGCCCCAAAACGCCAGATAAACAAGGCCCTTCCCCGCTCCCCACTTCGCCATCACCAATATCTTCTGGCATTTTTGGGGCAGAATTTTTTTCTAGATCTTTTTTCTGTGTTGGGTCTGTGTCAAAAAGGTCTAGTAATTGCTCGAAAAATTTATTTTTCCCCTCTTCTCTGCCATAACTGGAAAGATCCTCCCTGGAAAAAGAAGAAATAAAACTTTGTGGATTCCAGTTTATAGACATAAACCCGTTCACCCCATTTCACCTCGATTATCTTAATCGGGGTTCAATTATATATCGTAAAACTACTTAAAAAACTTGTGTATATTTTACATATATTTATAGAATAAACCTCGATTATGATTATCAGGGCTTATTGAGTCATGGTATAATAAACCACTATGAAGAATTTAATATTTGTCCTTTTATTTGTTCTGAGTTTCTCTTCTTTTGCGTCCGGCTTATATAAAATACCAGTTCCAAAAAATTTGTTTAATACGGAATTCTCAATTAATACTTATCTTCAGGAAAACAAAAAACTTGTGACTGAAGAAAAAACTACCTTTCAAAAACAAACAGAAGAAAATGGGGATTTCCTTGTTATAACCTCAAAAATAAAAACTCTCGATAAAGATGGAAAATACTTTTATACAACAAATCAAGCAAATTATCAGTTGGAAAATAATAAAATTTCCGCTTATGCGCAAACAACAAAAATCAATAAAGAGGCCACCCCCTATCAAGACTTATCACTAACCTTTGATTGGGCAGATAAAGAGGCTATCTTTAATAAAAAAGACTATAAAACCGACAAGAAAACATCAAAAACAATCAAGCTAACACCAAAAACAATGACAGCTCGGGGCGCAAGTTTTTATTTTCAAAACATGATCACCAATAATATAAAAGAAGATAAAATCAAAATGATTATTCCTGACGGAAATACTTATGGCATGAATATATTTATCTCTTATTCTCCTGAAAATATTAAAATAGGAGATAAGAACATCTCTTGCTATAGAGTTGATTTAAAGCCCGATATGGGATTTCTTTCAGGAATAATTCCTGTTATGCATTTTTGGTTTTCAATCAACGCTCCGCACCCTTTTATAAGGTATACTGGACTAGAAAGAGGCCCCGGATCTCCTGAAATTATTCAGGAGATTTCAAGCCTCTAAAAACATTCAAAATCCCCCACCAGGAGCGGTTTGATTTGGCGTCCAATCGCCACCAATGTCCCCTGTCGGCAGATGAGTTTCACCGCCATCTCCAACTTGATCTCCTACCTCTGGAATAGTAGGATCAGTCTCTTCCCCTTCCGGCTCGCTAGGAGTTGTATGAACTTGTTCCCCCACCCCCGGAATTGAAGGATCCTCCGTCTCTCCTCCTGCCCCTGTCCCTCCATCTCCAACTTGTACCCAAACCGGCACAGTAGGAGTTTCTGTCGGATCATCGGAATCATTATGAGTAGGATGAACCTGTGTCCCCTCATCAATTTCATTTGCTTTATCCCCTAAGACAACTCCCGCCAATAAATTAAGGAATTGATTTGGATCTGTCTTAGAAGTTTGTACCCCAGAACTTGTATTTGTAGGACTTAAGATGGAGTTTATGGCATTTTTCGAAAATAAAAAGTCTGACATATTTATCACCTCCTCCCCACGACCAATTAACTATCGAGATAAGCGCAATAAATCTTGTATTATTTAGTACTCTGCTAGAAGTCTGTTCGTCTATGAACCCCGATTTCATAATCGGGGTGAATAATCGGGGTGAAATATTGTTAAAACTGTTATAATTATTTTATGGACCTTTTTGACTATCAAGACAAAAAAGAAAACCAACCCCTCCCCTATCGCATGGCTCCGCGTATAATCGATGAAATTGCAGGTCAGAAAAATATTTTAGGAAAAGACAAACTTCTGCGCCGGCTTATTGAAACAGATAAAATAACTTCGATTATCCTGTATGGCCCTCCGGGAGTTGGGAAAACTGTAATAGCAAGGGTTATTGCAAATACTACAAAGGGACATTTTGAATGGCTAAATGCCGCAACCGCAAGCGTTGACGATATCCGAAAGGCAAGTAAACAGGCAAAAGAAAGAAGGAAATTAAATAAGATAAAAACTATATTATTTTTAGATGAGATACACAGGTTTAACAAGCTTCAGCAAGACTCTTTATTGCCTGATGTTGAAGAAGGGAATTTAATCTTAATCGGAGCAACAACAGAAAATCCTTTCTTTTATGTGAATTCGGCTCTTGTTTCGCGTTCTCAAATTTTTGAATTAAAACCTCTTTCGACAGAAGATTTAAAAAAAGTCATCAACAATGCTTTAACAGACAAGGAAAGAGGGTTTGGAAATTTAAAAGTCAAAATAGATGATGAAGCTCTTTCTCATCTCGCAAAAATTTCAGATGGCGATGCACGTCGTGCGCTTTCGGCTTTGGAGCTGGCTGTTTTATCGACACCAAAAGACAAGAAAGAGACAATAAACATAACACTACAAGTTGCCGAAGAGTCCATTCAAAAGAAAAAGGTCGTTTATGACAAAAAAGGGACACAGCACTACGATACGATTTCAGCTTTTATAAAATCGATGCGAGGCTCCGATCCCGATGCGGCGCTTTATTACCTCGCAAAGATGATTTACGCTGGAGAAGATCCAAGATTTATCGCAAGAAGGATAGTAATATGCGCGGCGGAGGATGTTGGAAATGCCGATCCTCTCGCCCTTGTAGTTGCTAATTCAGCGATGCAGGTAGCAGAATTTGTCGGAATGCCTGAAGCAAGAATTCCATTAGCCCAAGCGACAACATATGTCGCAACAGCGCCAAAAAGCAACGCTTCTTATGTTGGAATAAATGAGGCGATGGCTGAAGTGGAAAACGAGACAACGCAAGAAGTGCCGGAGCATTTAAAGAATGCCGTTTATAAGCAGGAGAAAGAGCTAGGCAAGGGAAAGGGCTATAAATATGCGCATGATTATGAAGGTGGATTTGTCGCGCAGGAATATATGAAAAGCAAAAAAAAGTTTTATACCCCAAAAAATATCGGATTTGAAAAGAAAATTAGGGCAAGGATGGAAGAACAAAAAGCAGAAGGAATTGATTGAAAAAAATTTTGGGATTAAACAAAAATGACAGAAGAAATAGCAATCTTAAGAAAAGATATTTTAAAGTACTTTGACAAACAAAATGAAATTCCAGGAGAAAAAGTCAAACTCTCCACTAGTGGACTATACTACTATGCAGTTTTTAAATATAAGCAAGCTAATCCAAAAAGAAA from candidate division WOR-1 bacterium RIFOXYB2_FULL_36_35 carries:
- a CDS encoding AAA family ATPase, producing the protein MDLFDYQDKKENQPLPYRMAPRIIDEIAGQKNILGKDKLLRRLIETDKITSIILYGPPGVGKTVIARVIANTTKGHFEWLNAATASVDDIRKASKQAKERRKLNKIKTILFLDEIHRFNKLQQDSLLPDVEEGNLILIGATTENPFFYVNSALVSRSQIFELKPLSTEDLKKVINNALTDKERGFGNLKVKIDDEALSHLAKISDGDARRALSALELAVLSTPKDKKETINITLQVAEESIQKKKVVYDKKGTQHYDTISAFIKSMRGSDPDAALYYLAKMIYAGEDPRFIARRIVICAAEDVGNADPLALVVANSAMQVAEFVGMPEARIPLAQATTYVATAPKSNASYVGINEAMAEVENETTQEVPEHLKNAVYKQEKELGKGKGYKYAHDYEGGFVAQEYMKSKKKFYTPKNIGFEKKIRARMEEQKAEGID